A window of the Halobacterium hubeiense genome harbors these coding sequences:
- a CDS encoding aminotransferase class V-fold PLP-dependent enzyme, which yields MEATEQDPLDVDAIRADFPILDREVSDGQRLVYLDNAATTQTPDRVVDVFSDYYRGYNANVHRGIHQLSQEASIAYEEAHDRLAEFVGADGREEMIFTKNTTESINLVAYAWGLNELSEGDAVVLSEMEHHSSFVTWREIAKKVGAEVRYIRVDEDGYLDMDHAAELIDEDVEMVSVVHASNVLGTVNPMRELADLAHEQDALILGDGAQSVPNRPVDVKELDVDFYVFSGHKMAGPTGIGGLYGKKEILEDMEPFLYGGDMIRRVTFEDTTWNDLPWKYEAGTPLIAQGIALAEAADYLDDVGMEAIQAHEEAVTEYAYERLDEFDDVEIYGPPADDRGAVVAFNVDGIHAHDLASILNDYGIAIRAGDHCTQPLHQKLDIAASVRASFYLYNTKEEVDALVDALDAARDIFN from the coding sequence ATGGAAGCCACCGAGCAGGACCCCCTCGACGTCGACGCCATCCGGGCGGACTTCCCCATCCTCGACCGGGAGGTAAGCGACGGCCAGCGGCTCGTCTACCTCGACAACGCGGCGACCACGCAGACCCCCGACCGGGTCGTCGACGTCTTCTCGGACTACTACCGCGGGTACAACGCGAACGTCCACCGCGGCATCCACCAGCTCAGTCAGGAAGCCTCCATCGCGTACGAGGAGGCCCACGACCGTCTCGCGGAGTTCGTCGGTGCGGACGGCCGCGAGGAGATGATCTTCACGAAGAACACCACCGAGTCCATCAACCTCGTGGCGTACGCGTGGGGGCTCAACGAGCTCTCGGAGGGCGACGCGGTCGTGCTCTCGGAGATGGAGCACCACTCGTCGTTCGTGACGTGGCGGGAAATCGCGAAGAAGGTCGGCGCCGAAGTCCGCTACATCCGCGTGGACGAGGACGGCTACCTCGACATGGACCACGCCGCGGAGCTCATCGACGAGGACGTCGAGATGGTCTCGGTGGTCCACGCCTCGAACGTCCTCGGCACCGTCAACCCGATGCGCGAACTCGCGGACCTCGCCCACGAACAGGACGCCCTGATTCTCGGCGACGGCGCCCAGTCCGTCCCCAACCGCCCCGTGGACGTCAAGGAGCTGGACGTGGACTTCTACGTCTTCTCCGGGCACAAGATGGCCGGCCCCACGGGCATCGGCGGCCTCTACGGCAAGAAGGAGATTCTGGAGGACATGGAGCCGTTCCTCTACGGCGGCGACATGATTCGGCGCGTCACCTTCGAGGACACCACGTGGAACGACCTCCCGTGGAAGTACGAGGCCGGCACGCCGCTCATCGCGCAGGGCATCGCGCTCGCGGAAGCCGCCGACTACCTCGACGACGTCGGCATGGAGGCGATTCAGGCCCACGAGGAAGCCGTCACGGAGTACGCCTACGAGCGCCTCGACGAGTTCGACGACGTCGAAATCTACGGCCCGCCCGCGGACGACCGCGGCGCCGTCGTCGCGTTCAACGTCGACGGCATCCACGCCCACGACCTCGCCTCCATCCTCAACGACTACGGCATCGCCATCCGCGCCGGCGACCACTGCACCCAGCCGCTCCACCAGAAACTCGACATCGCGGCCTCGGTGCGCGCCTCCTTCTACCTCTACAACACCAAGGAGGAAGTCGACGCGCTCGTCGACGCGCTGGACGCCGCCCGCGACATCTTCAACTAG
- a CDS encoding DUF424 domain-containing protein, with protein sequence MILSERQTDRGLLVTACDPDVLGETFANGDTEFTVTEEFYGGDTVEPEAVRESLARANVANLVGTEVVALAIEEGHVEEANVLDLDGTVHAQFMRL encoded by the coding sequence ATGATACTCAGCGAGCGACAGACCGACCGCGGCCTCCTCGTCACGGCCTGCGACCCCGACGTCCTCGGGGAGACGTTCGCGAACGGCGACACGGAGTTCACCGTCACCGAGGAGTTTTACGGCGGCGACACCGTCGAACCGGAGGCCGTTCGCGAGTCGCTGGCGCGCGCGAACGTCGCGAACCTCGTCGGCACCGAAGTCGTCGCCCTCGCCATCGAGGAGGGCCACGTCGAGGAGGCGAACGTCCTCGACCTCGACGGCACCGTCCACGCGCAGTTCATGCGCCTCTAA
- a CDS encoding tetratricopeptide repeat protein has translation MTDREEPEPPEDPVADHDFSEGEGFDEPYEGFDFDPPELSVDDPSSVDPVDSRVVSDSLDERVVQNDDVDADELIDVGLSYLGINRHEQAADAFERAARFTDDEDLEQEAWVNKGIAHGQMEEWDEAVGAHREAIFVAEDGDFEAEAQTNLAYALWQFDEDEEAYYHAEKAVRENDRLPQAWYNLGFIENERDRHEQALDALNNAIRLGFQQADVYEEKQRALEALGRDEEAQKVAEQAEDIREAQERDLVERE, from the coding sequence ATGACTGACCGAGAGGAGCCCGAGCCGCCCGAGGACCCGGTCGCGGACCACGACTTCTCCGAGGGGGAGGGCTTCGACGAGCCCTACGAGGGGTTCGACTTCGACCCGCCGGAGCTCTCCGTGGACGACCCGTCCAGCGTGGACCCCGTGGACAGCCGCGTCGTCAGCGACTCGCTGGACGAGCGCGTCGTCCAGAACGACGACGTGGACGCCGACGAACTCATCGACGTCGGCCTCAGCTACCTCGGCATCAACCGCCACGAGCAGGCCGCCGACGCCTTCGAGCGCGCCGCCCGGTTCACCGACGACGAGGACCTCGAACAGGAGGCGTGGGTGAACAAGGGCATCGCGCACGGACAGATGGAGGAGTGGGACGAGGCCGTCGGCGCGCACCGGGAAGCCATCTTCGTCGCCGAGGACGGTGACTTCGAGGCGGAAGCGCAGACGAACCTCGCGTACGCGCTCTGGCAGTTCGACGAGGACGAGGAGGCCTACTACCACGCGGAGAAGGCCGTCCGGGAGAACGACCGGCTGCCGCAGGCGTGGTACAACCTCGGCTTCATCGAGAACGAGCGCGACCGCCACGAGCAGGCCCTCGACGCGCTGAACAACGCCATCCGGCTTGGCTTCCAGCAGGCCGACGTCTACGAGGAGAAACAGCGCGCCCTCGAAGCGCTCGGCCGCGACGAGGAAGCACAGAAGGTCGCCGAGCAGGCTGAGGACATCCGGGAGGCCCAGGAGCGGGACCTCGTCGAGCGCGAGTGA
- the thpR gene encoding RNA 2',3'-cyclic phosphodiesterase: MRLFVSVDLPDRLPAEGLDFVDPGQTHVTLKFLGDVADDREDELIDALETAVADSGVEPFDAELGGLGVFPSLDYISVVWLGVGDGSAELAQLHEAIETAFVEEHGFDPEDHDFTPHVTLARMNHAGGKELVQDLVRDRHPEVGTMRVAEVRLTESTLTCEGPEYETVHAVDL; the protein is encoded by the coding sequence ATGCGGCTGTTCGTCAGTGTCGACCTCCCCGACCGGCTCCCCGCCGAGGGACTGGACTTCGTGGACCCCGGGCAGACCCACGTCACGCTGAAGTTCCTCGGCGACGTCGCCGACGACCGCGAAGACGAGCTAATCGACGCCCTCGAAACCGCCGTCGCCGACAGCGGCGTCGAGCCGTTCGACGCGGAACTGGGCGGCCTCGGTGTGTTCCCGAGCCTCGACTACATCTCCGTGGTGTGGCTCGGCGTCGGCGACGGCAGCGCGGAACTCGCCCAGTTGCACGAGGCCATCGAGACGGCGTTCGTCGAGGAGCACGGCTTCGACCCCGAGGACCACGACTTCACGCCCCACGTCACGCTCGCGCGGATGAACCACGCCGGCGGCAAGGAACTCGTGCAAGACCTCGTGCGCGACCGCCACCCCGAGGTCGGGACGATGCGCGTCGCCGAGGTCCGGCTCACGGAGAGCACGCTCACCTGCGAGGGCCCCGAGTACGAGACTGTCCACGCCGTGGACCTCTAG
- a CDS encoding 50S ribosomal protein L39e translates to MGKKSKAQKKRLAKLERQNSRVPAWVMMKTNRDVQRNPKRRNWRRNDTDE, encoded by the coding sequence ATGGGCAAGAAATCGAAGGCGCAGAAGAAGCGACTGGCGAAACTCGAACGCCAGAACAGCCGCGTGCCCGCGTGGGTCATGATGAAGACGAACCGGGACGTCCAGCGCAACCCGAAGCGCCGCAACTGGCGGCGTAACGACACCGACGAATAA
- a CDS encoding 50S ribosomal protein L31e, with product MSASDFEERIVTVPLRDVTKVPNHEQAGQAMTIIREHLAKHFAVDEEEVRLDPSINEAIWSEGQKNPPRKVRVHAARFVEDGETVVEAEYEE from the coding sequence ATGTCCGCCAGCGACTTCGAGGAGCGCATCGTCACCGTCCCGCTTCGGGACGTGACGAAAGTTCCCAACCACGAGCAGGCCGGACAGGCGATGACCATCATCCGCGAACACCTCGCGAAGCACTTCGCGGTCGACGAAGAGGAGGTCCGCCTGGACCCCTCCATCAACGAGGCCATCTGGTCGGAAGGTCAGAAGAACCCGCCGCGGAAGGTCCGCGTGCACGCCGCGCGCTTCGTCGAGGACGGCGAGACCGTCGTCGAAGCCGAATACGAAGAGTAA
- a CDS encoding translation initiation factor IF-6, with product MLRAAFLGSPYVGVFARATNDCVVVRPDISEELTDELAEELGVPAVPTNVGGSSTVGSLVVGNSNGLLASSRIRQRERDRIEDAADVTVGKLPGRVNAAGNVVVANDEGAYVHSELSREAVKAVEDALDVPVTRGRLAGVNTVGTAAVATNDGVLCHPKSTDEELDAIEDALGVPADIGTVNYGAPLVGSGLVANDEGYVAGEDTTGPELGRIDDALGFID from the coding sequence TTGTTACGCGCTGCCTTCCTCGGGTCCCCGTACGTCGGCGTCTTCGCTCGCGCGACCAACGACTGCGTCGTCGTCCGCCCGGACATCTCCGAGGAACTGACCGACGAACTCGCCGAGGAGCTCGGCGTCCCCGCCGTCCCGACGAACGTCGGCGGCTCGTCGACGGTCGGCTCGCTCGTCGTGGGCAACTCCAACGGCCTGCTCGCGAGCAGCCGCATCCGGCAGCGCGAACGCGACCGCATCGAGGACGCTGCCGACGTCACCGTCGGCAAACTCCCCGGCCGCGTGAACGCCGCCGGCAACGTCGTCGTCGCGAACGACGAGGGCGCGTACGTCCACTCGGAGCTCTCCCGGGAGGCCGTCAAAGCCGTCGAGGACGCCCTCGACGTGCCCGTGACCCGCGGCCGACTCGCAGGCGTGAACACGGTCGGCACGGCCGCCGTCGCGACGAACGACGGCGTGCTCTGCCACCCGAAGTCCACGGACGAGGAACTCGACGCCATCGAGGACGCCCTCGGCGTCCCCGCGGACATCGGGACCGTCAACTACGGCGCGCCGCTGGTCGGCTCCGGGCTCGTCGCCAACGACGAGGGCTACGTCGCCGGCGAGGACACCACCGGCCCCGAACTCGGGCGCATCGACGACGCGCTCGGGTTCATCGACTGA
- the pfdA gene encoding prefoldin subunit alpha: MSLGGGGGQQQLQQLSQEIQALEEEKEELEEEVEELEAEKVEVDEAQEALEVLETGSTVQVPLGGDAYVRAEVQDMDEVVVSLGGGYAAEQDADDAADVLDEKRETLDERIEDVRSEIAEVEEEQEALEQQAQQAQQQMMQQQMQAQQQDGE; this comes from the coding sequence ATGAGTCTTGGAGGCGGCGGCGGTCAACAGCAGCTTCAGCAGCTTTCACAGGAAATTCAGGCCCTCGAAGAGGAGAAAGAGGAACTCGAGGAGGAAGTCGAGGAACTCGAGGCCGAGAAGGTCGAGGTCGACGAGGCGCAGGAAGCCCTCGAAGTCCTCGAGACCGGCTCGACCGTGCAGGTCCCGCTCGGCGGCGACGCGTACGTCCGCGCGGAAGTGCAGGACATGGACGAGGTCGTCGTCAGCCTCGGCGGCGGCTACGCGGCCGAGCAGGACGCCGACGACGCGGCCGACGTGCTCGACGAGAAGCGCGAGACGCTCGACGAGCGCATCGAGGACGTCCGCTCGGAAATCGCGGAAGTCGAAGAGGAGCAGGAGGCCCTCGAACAGCAGGCACAGCAGGCCCAGCAGCAGATGATGCAACAGCAGATGCAGGCCCAGCAGCAGGACGGCGAGTAA
- the ftsY gene encoding signal recognition particle-docking protein FtsY, whose product MFDGLKDKLSNFREDAEEVAEENAEELDSDEAAEADAEADAAEADAEAADIEDESAESDAETEASDSSSGGFVSKASSLARGRVVIDEEDLDGPLRELELALLESDVEMSVAEEILDQIRDDLVGEERKFTESTGALVEDALRDALLSVIDVNGFDFEEAIAESEKPVTVVFTGVNGVGKTTTIAKLAKRLEDQGYSVVLANGDTYRAGANEQLQEHADNLGVKLISHEQGGDPTAVVYDAVEYAEANDIDVVLGDTAGRLHTSSDLMTQLEKLDRVVDPDYTVFVDEAVAGQDAVNRAREFDDAAAIDGTILTMADADSQGGAAISVSHVTGKPILFLGTGQGYDDIQKFDPEALVDDLLED is encoded by the coding sequence ATGTTCGACGGGCTGAAGGACAAACTCTCGAACTTCCGCGAGGACGCCGAGGAGGTCGCGGAGGAGAACGCCGAAGAACTCGACAGCGACGAGGCCGCCGAAGCCGACGCCGAGGCAGACGCCGCAGAGGCCGACGCGGAAGCGGCCGACATCGAGGACGAGTCGGCGGAATCCGACGCGGAAACCGAGGCGTCCGACAGTTCCAGCGGCGGGTTCGTGAGCAAGGCGTCGTCGCTGGCGCGCGGGCGCGTGGTCATCGACGAGGAGGACCTCGACGGCCCGCTGCGCGAGCTCGAGCTCGCGTTGCTGGAGAGCGACGTGGAGATGAGCGTCGCCGAGGAGATTCTCGACCAGATTCGGGACGACCTCGTCGGCGAGGAGCGCAAGTTCACGGAGAGCACCGGCGCGCTCGTGGAGGACGCGCTCCGCGACGCGCTGTTGTCGGTCATCGACGTGAACGGCTTCGACTTCGAGGAGGCCATCGCCGAGTCGGAGAAGCCGGTGACGGTCGTGTTCACGGGCGTCAACGGCGTCGGGAAGACGACGACCATCGCGAAACTCGCGAAGCGCCTGGAAGACCAGGGGTACTCGGTCGTGCTGGCGAACGGCGACACCTATCGCGCCGGCGCGAACGAGCAGTTGCAGGAGCACGCCGACAACCTCGGCGTGAAGCTCATCAGCCACGAGCAGGGCGGCGACCCGACCGCGGTCGTCTACGACGCCGTGGAGTACGCCGAAGCCAACGACATCGACGTCGTACTCGGCGACACGGCCGGCCGGCTGCACACGTCCAGCGACCTGATGACGCAACTGGAGAAACTCGACCGCGTCGTCGACCCCGATTACACGGTGTTCGTCGACGAAGCGGTCGCGGGCCAGGACGCGGTCAACCGCGCTCGCGAGTTCGACGACGCGGCCGCCATCGACGGCACGATTCTGACGATGGCGGACGCGGACAGTCAGGGCGGCGCCGCCATCTCGGTGTCGCACGTCACCGGGAAGCCGATTCTGTTCCTCGGCACCGGGCAGGGGTACGACGACATCCAGAAGTTCGACCCGGAGGCGCTCGTCGACGACCTGCTCGAAGACTGA
- a CDS encoding aldehyde ferredoxin oxidoreductase family protein encodes MRHLPGPLLVVDLDDREAWTEDVSDVAEQYVGGRGVATRLAHERIPFDADPLGPENRLFFAVGPLQATTTSFAGRTNLTGVSPLTDGLLSSNAGGYLSRNLASTGYAAVEIRGASDDLVAVHVTDDGVEFEDVPELADTLVPAVSRRMAGERDLGAAHLATVGPAGEHGVRFASVMTYDHRAFGRGGLGAVLGAKGVKCVSFDGDSEPTLDVPEGALSAIDEAAATSDDPKRTQGTPSTVDLLNEEYSLPTRYFSEQSFEGAANLNGDAVEAKKYEKATCSDCAFACKLPTRDEETGVETEGPEYETTFSLGANVGVGDLVAVMKSNDLCDALGLDVISCGDAIAAYLASEDAFGDADRVHDLVTKIAYREGVGDVLAEGVSAAADEFGVRDWTVKNLGFPGHDGRVLQGQGLSYAVANRGADHLYASVLSDEYGDVPEDTLDGKPALVVQRENEHALEDAAIACTFSGGNVTDEHYEALLDASMDELRNVGARIVTLERHFNNERGFDRGDDRLPFDLPGLADAIDEYYERRGWNDDGTVPDAAVP; translated from the coding sequence ATGCGACATCTTCCCGGACCGCTGCTGGTCGTGGACCTCGACGACCGGGAGGCGTGGACCGAGGACGTCAGCGACGTCGCCGAGCAGTACGTCGGCGGCCGCGGCGTCGCGACGCGGCTCGCGCACGAGCGCATCCCGTTCGACGCCGACCCGCTCGGCCCCGAGAACCGACTGTTCTTCGCGGTGGGACCGCTCCAGGCGACGACCACGAGTTTCGCCGGCCGCACGAACCTCACGGGCGTCAGCCCGCTGACCGATGGCTTACTCTCCTCGAACGCGGGCGGCTACCTCTCCCGGAACCTCGCGAGCACGGGGTACGCCGCGGTCGAAATCAGGGGCGCGAGCGACGACCTCGTCGCCGTCCACGTCACCGACGACGGCGTGGAGTTCGAGGACGTGCCCGAACTCGCGGACACGCTCGTTCCCGCAGTCTCGCGACGGATGGCCGGGGAGCGCGACCTCGGCGCGGCGCACCTCGCGACCGTCGGCCCGGCGGGCGAGCACGGCGTGCGGTTCGCGTCCGTGATGACCTACGACCACCGCGCGTTCGGCCGCGGCGGCCTCGGCGCCGTCCTCGGCGCGAAGGGCGTGAAGTGCGTGTCCTTCGACGGCGACAGCGAGCCCACGCTCGACGTTCCCGAGGGCGCACTGTCGGCCATCGACGAGGCGGCGGCGACCAGCGACGACCCCAAGCGCACGCAGGGCACGCCGAGCACGGTCGACCTCCTGAACGAGGAGTACTCGCTGCCGACGCGGTACTTCAGCGAGCAGTCCTTCGAGGGCGCGGCCAACCTGAACGGCGACGCCGTCGAGGCGAAGAAGTACGAGAAGGCGACGTGTTCGGACTGCGCGTTCGCGTGCAAGCTCCCGACCCGCGACGAGGAGACGGGAGTCGAGACGGAGGGCCCCGAGTACGAGACGACGTTCTCGCTGGGCGCGAACGTCGGCGTCGGCGACCTCGTCGCCGTGATGAAGTCCAACGACCTCTGTGACGCGCTCGGCCTCGACGTCATCTCCTGCGGGGACGCCATCGCGGCGTACCTCGCCAGCGAGGACGCGTTCGGTGACGCCGACCGCGTCCACGACCTCGTCACGAAAATCGCGTACCGCGAGGGCGTCGGCGACGTGCTCGCGGAGGGCGTGAGTGCGGCAGCCGACGAGTTCGGCGTCCGCGACTGGACGGTCAAGAACCTCGGGTTCCCCGGCCACGACGGCCGCGTCCTCCAGGGCCAGGGACTCTCGTACGCGGTCGCGAACCGCGGCGCCGACCACCTCTACGCCTCCGTGCTTTCCGACGAGTACGGCGACGTCCCCGAGGACACGCTCGATGGGAAACCCGCGCTGGTCGTCCAGCGGGAGAACGAGCACGCGCTCGAAGACGCCGCCATCGCGTGCACGTTCTCCGGCGGCAACGTTACCGACGAGCACTACGAGGCGCTGCTCGATGCTTCGATGGACGAATTGCGGAACGTGGGCGCTCGCATCGTCACACTGGAGCGGCACTTCAACAACGAGCGCGGCTTCGACCGCGGCGACGACCGCCTCCCGTTCGACCTCCCCGGGCTGGCGGACGCCATCGACGAGTACTACGAGCGCCGCGGCTGGAACGACGACGGTACGGTCCCCGACGCTGCCGTCCCCTAA
- a CDS encoding MPN domain-containing protein, producing the protein MPTYATRALVSVLCELAADADPDSISVRLAATPAGDLRATDGALELDPATPVLSEFYFPDAGSSLSGVFGMDLAAPTGQTAGRFVSHPDGDPTVSVTDDLHATVLVAVPPWDVEDVRAYDRDDERLDLVLVDAETPDPETPI; encoded by the coding sequence GTGCCTACGTACGCTACGAGAGCGCTCGTCTCCGTGCTCTGCGAGCTCGCGGCGGACGCCGACCCGGACAGCATTTCGGTGCGGCTCGCCGCGACGCCCGCGGGCGACCTCCGCGCGACGGACGGCGCGCTGGAACTGGACCCGGCGACGCCGGTGCTCTCGGAGTTCTACTTCCCGGACGCGGGCAGTTCGCTGTCCGGCGTCTTCGGGATGGACCTCGCGGCGCCGACCGGGCAGACGGCGGGCCGGTTCGTCTCGCACCCGGACGGCGACCCGACGGTGTCGGTGACCGACGACCTCCACGCGACTGTGCTGGTGGCGGTACCGCCGTGGGACGTCGAGGACGTGCGCGCGTACGACCGCGACGACGAACGACTCGACCTCGTGCTCGTGGACGCGGAGACGCCGGACCCCGAGACGCCGATTTAG
- a CDS encoding signal recognition particle protein Srp54: MVLDDLGSSLRGTLDKLRGKSRISEEDVDEIVKEIQRSLLQADVDVSLVMELSDSIEERALEEEPPGGTSARDHVLRIVYEELVDLVGESTEIPLENQTILLAGLQGSGKTTTAAKMAWWFSKKGLRPAVIQTDTFRPGAYDQAKQMTERAEVAFYGDPDEDDPVKIARDGLEATEDADVHIVDTAGRHALEDDLINEIEDIESAVEPDRSLLVLDAAIGQGAKDQAREFDDSIGIDGVAITKLDGTAKGGGALTAVDETGSTIAFLGSGETVQDIERFEPDSFISRLLGMGDLKQLTERVERAMEETGLEEDEDWDPEDLMKGEFTLKDMRKQMEAMDNMGPLDQVMDMIPGMGGGLMDQLPDDAMDVTQERMRNFEVIMDSMTEEELENPRSIGASQVRRIAKGSGKSEDTIRELLDQHKMMSQTMKQFQGMGDGDMQRMMKQMQQGGGGGGGGGFGGMF, encoded by the coding sequence ATGGTACTCGACGACCTCGGGAGTTCCCTGCGGGGGACACTCGACAAGCTCCGTGGGAAGTCCCGCATCTCCGAGGAGGACGTCGACGAAATCGTCAAGGAGATTCAGCGGTCGCTGCTCCAAGCCGACGTCGACGTGAGCCTCGTGATGGAGCTATCGGACTCCATCGAAGAACGCGCGCTGGAGGAGGAGCCGCCGGGCGGGACGTCCGCCCGCGACCACGTCCTCCGCATCGTCTACGAGGAGCTCGTGGACCTCGTCGGCGAGTCCACGGAGATTCCGCTGGAGAACCAGACCATCCTGCTGGCGGGCCTGCAGGGCTCGGGGAAGACGACGACCGCGGCGAAGATGGCGTGGTGGTTCTCGAAGAAGGGCCTGCGCCCCGCGGTCATCCAGACGGACACGTTCCGCCCGGGCGCCTACGACCAGGCCAAGCAGATGACCGAGCGCGCGGAGGTGGCGTTCTACGGCGACCCCGACGAGGACGACCCCGTGAAAATCGCCCGCGACGGCCTCGAAGCCACCGAGGACGCGGACGTCCACATCGTGGACACGGCGGGCCGCCACGCGCTCGAAGACGACCTCATCAACGAAATCGAGGACATCGAGTCGGCGGTCGAGCCCGACCGCAGCCTGCTCGTGCTCGACGCCGCAATCGGCCAGGGCGCGAAAGATCAGGCCCGCGAGTTCGACGACTCCATCGGCATCGACGGCGTCGCCATCACGAAGCTCGACGGTACCGCGAAAGGTGGCGGTGCGCTGACCGCCGTCGACGAGACGGGCTCGACCATCGCGTTCCTCGGGAGCGGGGAGACCGTCCAAGACATCGAGCGCTTCGAGCCGGACAGCTTCATCTCGCGGCTGCTCGGGATGGGCGACCTCAAACAGCTCACCGAGCGCGTCGAGCGCGCGATGGAGGAGACCGGCTTAGAGGAGGACGAGGACTGGGACCCCGAGGACCTGATGAAGGGGGAGTTCACCCTCAAGGACATGCGCAAGCAGATGGAGGCCATGGACAACATGGGCCCCCTCGACCAGGTGATGGACATGATTCCGGGGATGGGCGGCGGCCTGATGGACCAGCTCCCGGACGACGCGATGGACGTCACCCAGGAGCGCATGCGGAACTTCGAGGTCATCATGGACTCGATGACCGAGGAGGAGCTGGAGAACCCGCGCTCGATTGGCGCCTCGCAGGTGCGGCGCATCGCGAAAGGCTCCGGGAAGAGTGAGGACACCATCCGGGAGCTGCTCGACCAGCACAAGATGATGTCCCAGACGATGAAGCAGTTCCAGGGGATGGGCGACGGCGACATGCAGCGGATGATGAAGCAGATGCAGCAGGGCGGCGGTGGCGGCGGAGGCGGCGGCTTCGGCGGGATGTTCTGA
- a CDS encoding NUDIX domain-containing protein — protein sequence MSEDPETVAERLRERARRLRERAVAEHADDPLMLDPQPIDPPPHATDDPFPSSVEEQLDRLPGVGGLVVIDDGRVLGVKQGYRDGWTNPGGAQDPGESLAETAVRETREETNIEAEVTGVLYARDFAIDYGGPERVHVPLVVFTGRRVGGSRAAPLVRVSSGEPEIEDVRWFDAESLPADFRDRELILELL from the coding sequence GTGAGCGAGGACCCCGAAACGGTCGCCGAGCGGCTCCGCGAGCGCGCGCGCCGCCTCCGCGAGCGGGCGGTCGCCGAACACGCCGACGACCCCCTGATGCTTGACCCGCAGCCCATCGACCCGCCGCCGCACGCCACCGACGACCCGTTCCCGTCGTCCGTCGAGGAACAACTCGACCGGCTGCCCGGCGTCGGCGGCCTCGTCGTTATCGACGATGGGCGCGTGCTGGGCGTCAAGCAGGGCTACCGGGACGGGTGGACGAACCCGGGCGGCGCGCAGGACCCGGGCGAGTCGCTCGCCGAGACGGCGGTCCGGGAGACCCGCGAGGAGACGAACATCGAGGCGGAGGTGACGGGCGTGCTGTACGCGCGGGACTTCGCTATCGACTACGGCGGCCCCGAGCGCGTCCACGTGCCGCTGGTCGTGTTCACGGGGCGACGCGTCGGCGGTAGCCGTGCGGCGCCGCTCGTGCGCGTCTCCTCGGGCGAACCCGAAATCGAGGACGTCCGCTGGTTCGACGCCGAGAGCCTCCCCGCGGACTTCCGGGACCGCGAGCTAATTTTGGAGCTACTGTAA
- a CDS encoding magnesium transporter, with product MPIRAVAEDAYREAFGILVLSAVASVFSGVVLGGMERELTVVPGLLTIVPALLATRGSVYGSLGARLATGLHQGLVEPELSIPDERVRSAVAAAMLNGVVISAVAAAAGYGVRVALDLPVAPLSALLVVALVAGVLSGAGLTLVVIVTVFVGFRRGLNPDALAGPVVTTTGDVIGIATMLAGARLAIAAGVV from the coding sequence ATGCCCATTCGCGCGGTCGCCGAGGACGCCTACCGCGAGGCGTTCGGCATCCTCGTGCTGTCCGCGGTCGCGAGCGTCTTCTCCGGGGTCGTGCTCGGCGGGATGGAGCGCGAACTCACGGTCGTCCCCGGCCTGCTCACCATCGTCCCCGCGCTGCTGGCGACCCGCGGGAGCGTCTACGGGTCGCTGGGCGCGCGCCTCGCGACCGGCCTCCATCAGGGGCTGGTCGAACCCGAACTCTCGATTCCGGACGAGCGCGTGCGGTCGGCGGTCGCCGCGGCGATGCTCAACGGCGTCGTCATCTCCGCGGTCGCCGCCGCCGCCGGCTACGGCGTCCGCGTCGCGCTCGACCTCCCGGTCGCGCCGCTTTCCGCGCTGCTCGTCGTCGCGCTCGTCGCCGGCGTGCTCTCGGGCGCGGGACTCACGCTCGTCGTCATCGTCACCGTGTTCGTCGGCTTCCGCCGCGGGCTCAACCCGGACGCGCTGGCGGGTCCGGTCGTCACCACGACCGGCGACGTCATCGGCATCGCGACGATGCTCGCGGGCGCGCGCCTCGCCATCGCCGCCGGGGTGGTGTGA